DNA sequence from the Tachysurus fulvidraco isolate hzauxx_2018 chromosome 1, HZAU_PFXX_2.0, whole genome shotgun sequence genome:
AGTGGCCATGTGTGCTAAtgccgcgccgccatcttggaaagGATCATTTAAAATCCtcactttcatttaaataacCATCCctgtgtaatatatttttccatTGTGTCTCTTAAGGGTTTGTTATCTGCACTTcataccttctgctctgtgccGTGTGCTGTTGTTTcttgcacacaaaaaaaactctacggtaaaataaaaacatgttccCACACGCGCCCCCTGGCTTCATCTGTAAGTCCAAATATAGCAATCAATAGGCAGGGTTGCAAATGTACTCCCAGAATggtggacagaaaaaaaaagcatgtgacTCAGGTGACATTGTGAGTTGGAGCATCTGTAACATTTGTCTTCGACATCTGTGTAAATTTGAGATaatctatatttagaaaaatgcacCCTATAAATGACCTGATAAACTGGATCAGTGCGACCTTAAACTGGGTAGGTGCAAGATGAGCACATGAAATATTACCAAAGCCATTCTCAACACTATCCCACCACCAACACTATCCCACCACCAACACTATCCCACCACCCATCCCCAAACTGAAGTCCCAGTTCTCCTTCCCAAGCAGCCTTTGTTTTGGAGGTACTTTGGTCACAAAAATCCAGAATATGTTTATAGATCTCAGAGACAgcaccttttcactgatggagaGGTGGTGCAGAGGGAAAAccaggaaaacatttttgaaaaaaatgccTAACTTGAAAATATCTAAAGAGGTGGCTGGTGGGTAGCCCATACAATGATGACAAATGagcaaaactgttaaaaaaattcTCTCTGAGTACAAGCCAAGAAGACAGTGTATACATACACTATAAATACAACAGAACATACAAAGAAGTTTTAAGTGGAAGAGAAGAGTATATAAGAGCAGAtatagaggatgaggaagaacatGATTCGGCTTCTAACTTACACCATGTTAAATGAGGTGACTCAACCCAGCACCATATCTTATGAGTATGTGCTCCCcagtaataaaactgaaaatttgGTAGTGCCAGACCACTGCTAGTCTTTCATTTCTGGAGTAATGACTTACGCACCCTGCGAGATGTCCCAAACCAAATGAAAGCATTAATCGTTTTATCTAATGAGTCAAAGAAGTGTTTAGGTGGGGTTTAAATGTTaggaataagtaaataaatttataggcagaacattttaataacattaatcttctcaatcagagacaaagacaaactaTTCCATCTACAGTATGAAGGTCAGACTTAATTTTAGTTATGAGTGGAATAAAGTTTGCAGAAAAAAGACCTGAAAATTTACGTGTCACATTAATATCCGAGCTAACTAATTTCAGTGGGACTGACTTTGAAGGGCATGTCCAGATGCTTaagttatttaatttatatccaGAAAAGGAGCTGAATATATCAAGATTGGACAAGATACCAGGCAGAGCAGATACAGGGTCAGATACATAGAGCAATAATTCATCTGCATACAATGATAGTCTGTGTTCGATGCCGTTCCTAGTGATGCCTTTAAATAAAGTAGATGATCATAATGAAATGGCCAATGGTTCAATGGCCAAGGCAAATAAAGAGAGAGGGCAAATTGAGGTGATGTATAAAGTAATTTCACCCAACTTATACATTTATTACcaaaaccaaattttttttaatacagcaaATAAATACTGCAACTCTACCCTATCAAATGCTTTTTCGGCATCCATTAAAATCACAATCTCATGTACCGTCTTggaatgtactgtatgaataatatttaaaagagtgtgagtattaaaaaataaatgacgtcCCTTAATAAAACTGTTTCGCTTTAGTGCAGAGACATTATTGATGATAAGAACTAACCAGAAGTtactactttttcttttttaaatgttcttatgTAATGAGAAGTTACGAGTGCCTGTGTTCAAGAGTTTAAAAGATTTTAGAGATTTTCAGAGATTCACATTTtatcattagaaaaaaaaatcaagtcaatactcaaatatattttttcagtgttcacaaattcaaattttatcttattaattttattttattttaagaagtTTATCGTCCGGGTTACTTGCTAGGTAAAGACAATCGAGCCTGGAGCATGTTGTACTGTTTTGTGTCTCCTGATATTAAATACACCCACAAAGTTTTCCAAAAAGTTCCACTGTTCTGTCCCCTTCTGTAAATGTCTCAAGACATGTTGTAATGACTATTGTTGTTTACATAAATACATGTTGTTTAAGTTCATGTAGATATAAAAATATGGTTAACATGTAATGTTCCTGTTGGTCAGAGAGCAATGTGGATGTGAACAAGCTGTGACATGCAGCTTCTTATAAACTTATAAACTCTGTATATGTCCAAGAGGCGCACagtgtttgttcttttcttgtttGGTATTCAGAATGGTGTGGCGTCTTcagaaatgacagacagacagacggacagacagacagacagacagacagacagacagacagacagacagagagagagagagagagagagagagagagagagagagagagagagagagagagaggtatgaTTGGTGGCCGTAATTTATTGAATCCGTGCAGTTATACCTTCACTGTTCAGCTTTATGACTGGATTGAATTCAGCTTCACTTGTAGAAATGAAAGATTCTAGATGTTAGTAAAACATTGTGTGGAAATAATGAATGATTCTGAAAGAATGATTTGTTACACCATGTATGTGGAAAAGTGATGAGTATAAAACTCTTTGTCTATCAGAGgggaatgttgttgttttgctggACAAAGAAGGCTGAGAGATTTATAATCATACagttaaaaaagaatttaaaaacatacagttaCATACATATGAATCATttcactgaccaatcaggtaGCACTTACactatgaatattaatgaagctCCCTCTGCTGTACATTACTTTAGACATTTGCTTATTAGTGCTGATAAAGAGATTTTAACctgagatttttatttctaaataaaatatgaatctgattgtgtttgtgtttgatgaaGTTTTAAGCAGAAacagagttttgtttgtttttatctacaCAGACATCAGCAGCTgaactttatacattttattgatcAAAGTGAATTCTGCAGTAAAACTCAGAGTAAACTGTAAATgatctttatttatatgtgaTTTGTAATGACAAAGTTCCACAATCATAATGTCACATAATCATAAATAACAGACTGTAGGATTACAATTAAAACCAGGTATTAAAATTATATGTACAGcattttaaaaggaaatatgtattttgaaaattcacaaaatataagattatttattcttattctcaACATTTAATAGGTGATTGATTTTGTTTGGTGAAAATTCATTCGGTTTTaaatacaggagagatgatcagtggtgctgaattttTACCTTCATTATTTAAATCAGGGCTGAAGTATGGATAGAGTTTCTCAGTGAAAGACTGATCAGTGAAAGAGTAGATATGAGATCTGGACTTCacatcataaaaggagaccagaccctcctcataatccacaaacacccccacaacctccaccttctctctcagtgtgatGAGGACAGGGGGACCAGGACAAGCCTTATACTGATCCTTATTCCTCAGGATCACTGTCCATAATCCATCCTGAGGAGTCAGTATCATCTCCCCCTTCCTGTTAATGTTCCCTCTCACGACTCCTAATGTCCATTCAGTTTTCCCTCTGACCTGcacctcataataaaatctccctgaggAGAAACTCTGCTTTCCCAGAACACAGATACATGGATTAAGCCTCTGTTGTGTATCAGGGAGATTCTGTTGTGTGTCTCCATATGTCACTTGTTTTCCATCAGCAGACAGGATGAGATCAGGATGAGCTGTAtcaggatccagagtcacatccactgagagaaacacacagtgtgtgatgtgagtaaacaggtaaaaatattaaatcatcatCCAGTGGATCAgattcattattaatttataaaaggATTTGTAGaagattttttaaaagctttctttaaaaatgaaaatcccATCATCTTATCTAGCATCCAATCAATCTACtgattccatccatccattcatgtcTAATCTATCTGTTGTccacacatagacacacccacacatagacacccacacattctcacacaacatatattctctctctcacatgcacccacacaaacacacaccacatattctcaaacacacacacacacacacactctctctctctctctctctctctctctctctctctctctctctctctctctctctctctctctctctctctctctctctctttctgtgctACATGAAGCTCTCTCTGTCATTAGTGTGAACATGTGGAGGTTTTCCTGATTCTGATGAGAAATATAGAAATGATCACTcaggaaagaaacagaaagagtcACAGATCATGAGAGAAACATTTGAGGAAAATCTTGATCCCGATGGACAAAATAGTTCAGTtaaaaaaggtataaagttaatctctgtacaaacatacatctgttcctgcattattttattagtgaAATGTAAGAAGATGATCAGTGTTTCTAAAGTAGAAAAGGGTGTAAGGGCTTTAGTGCATGACAGTAATAAGGAGCTATAGTGAGGAGGATAATGAGACACTTTAATACTCCTTTTATCTGGAGAGATCTACAGATGACAATAAGTGTGATGATGCAGTGGTGTAATGCtgatatgtacattttaatatgaGAGGAAATCAGAAAGCTCACTGTACCTGCATACTGCTGAATCCTCTTCAGTTCTGTGGAAACTAATTacaacaaaacatcactgtCATTAGATTTCAGATCAGTTATTGGTTGATTTTATTTAGGTTTTGCAAAACATATATCTAAAACATCTATTTTAGTGTATTattagtgactttttttttaatcaaatctaacatacaaaataatttcTCACCTCTTTTCTTCTTGAAGTAATCTGCAACCTCTCTCAGTGTTGTATTAATCTTCAGTTCAGGTCTCTTGTTGAATTTCTGATTACATAATGGACAGAGACAGTGTTGACTCTTGTCCCAGCACCATGTAAGGCAGCTGTTACAGAAGTTGTGTCCACATGGAGTGGTGACTGGATCagttaacacatacacacagatcgGACACAGCAGCAGATCTTCAGACAGGAGACTGCTGAAATCATGAGAaactagaaaagaaaatgttacacaTTGTCGATAAATGGTGTAAATGGAGAAAACTGCATCTGTAGTTTAGGTGTGAAAATCACAGACCAGAATGTCTACAAGTTTTCTTAAACTGTGTAAAGGCACTTGTTGGGGTGTCAGTTACTGTTAgtgtaaaaatgttatttttgtagAATAGATTCATGAATGTTCAGTGAAAAATGGTTGCCATCTGACATCACTGATTGAAGCTCAGCTCTGTTTGGAAGATGAGAGGATGCAGAGTGAATTTAAACAGCATTGTCCTGCTTGACATGTATGGGTGGTTGGGTGGGTTTGTATTTACTGTTTAGTGATTGTACTTTGAGCtttgtttgatattttgttatttcttcTCTGTAACAGGAAGTTTTTCTTTTAGTTAATATTAGTTAATATCATAGTAATATaagttataatattatattataataaattataatattataataaagttaatatttgttacactttttcattctttatttgttgagttctattgtttatttgtaaaggGGTTAGTAGGGAAGGGGTGCCATTTCTTTTTGAtcttgttttctcctgtttatgTTAGTATTAGatttagtgtattgtgtattttgttgtaatctgtttttttattttcttgtgtaGCGTATTTATTTTCTCCCTAAATTAGTTAGATGGgttctgtttattgttttgtcctGATCCCCCTCTTGAAGTCTTCAAACCCTCCTGCACTTCATGTTTGTGAATAAATGAGCTTTGTTCATTTTGACTTGGTTGTATAGTGACATTCTTTTTTGTGTGACAGGATTGGGGTTGAGTTGTTGATCCTCACAGTTGACACACACCATCTTTTATTCTGTTACTCATCCCTCCATCCCCAGACTCCTTTTGTTCCCTGGGAAAGTAACGACGTATCACTGCCAAGCAAAGTGACACATTTTTCAGCCTGTAGTTTcatgttaatgttcatttaCAGATTGTCTAGGTCATTAATCTTTTATAAGTCTTAGACTTTATCAATCTTTAAGAAGAATATTACATATAACACATTATTGTGATGTAATATTTTACTATGAAAGCTGTCTAACCTTCTGTGCACATGATTAGAAGTTAtttgtgactagaaattgttattTCCAGACAGAActtgtgtaaaatattagagGGTCAGAAGGAGCTGGAGACGAGATGGTGAGACTCAAGCTCATAAACAACTTAGGCAGACCTTGGTAAGATCCTGATCAGGAGACCATCATGCGTTGTGCCAATGATTGgtgatgttttcctttcttctgttttctgccTATAAATCATGACTATATAACCTGTGTAATAAATGTTCTAGCAGCACAAATGTGCACAAATACATTGTGAAACATTTACTCTTACTCGTGCTTAACAGTGTGCTATTTGTATTTTCTCCTaaacttccacaacaataaTCAGTCACAGATTTTGCTAAATATATTATTTGGTACTTTCTTTAACAGTTtctatgtatttgttattatttgtatattttcttttttcatgatgcttattttcaatttttagtttttttaatcatataaaTTTTAATCAATcgccctgattaacaactcaccataattatattcaccgCTTCATATCTCTAAGTATCAGAActtgtcagtcatcacattatccgtgtatgttacacacactactgctgctgcatattgcacaaaagcaaaatattgcacaatactgttattagcactaccatgcacttctcacactttatgtacataactgaccagtcatatattctgtattcatatttaattgtctgcattttcttgtatagtctgtattatcttgtattgtataatataatgttatttatgtctgtacttttgaaagtcacaaacagctggaactaaattccttgtgtgtgtcaacatccacacttggccaataaacctcattctgattctgattcatttttCTGCCATTCAGTGTCagtgaaataaattaatatacaaatattataatagcaaacaaaacatttcacttttatatatctatgcaaataaatacaaattataaagaaagaaataaaacaataataaataatataattctaatgaggtattatttatttcttaaatttcATTACGTTTAATTATTGAATTATGTATTGAAATATGTAACTAATAAAGTAATAGAAATCTTCCATAGTTACAGGATCAGTGTTCGATAAATGTCTTTCTAAGATGTTTGTGTATTATAACACAACTCTTATTCTTGTTACATAAGGCAGTTAAGACAATTAAGCCATTCATCATTTTTATAACAATATAGATTATAATAGTGACAGTATTTCATTAAAACATGTAGAACATCTATAATTACTAAACATACAGGGAACTAATCATACATAAACTGTATAACTTACATGATTCTGGCTCTTCCATGCTCCTCGTTTTTCTGCCTTTTGTTTGTGATAAAGATTCAGCCATTTACTTCCTCCTGTGTTTTTAACCTTTACAGTAACATCATTCAGTCCACACATGTAATAGTATGAGGTTTTACTGATTAGTCTGTTTAACTCAGATAAGTTTGTAAATTTCAGATTGTGTTCAGGTTTCACCCAATGCTCACTGCTGTACTTctaccacacacaaacacacacacacacacacacacacacacacacacacacacacacacacacacacacacacacacacacacacacaaaattaattaataaaatactgcAACCTTTGGCCATTTTTCAGTCTCAGTTGATCAATGTTCATTAAAGCCAAATATTttgtattctgtattcatatttaatactcacacTGTCTATGTTGTATCACATTGTCTGCATTTTCTTGCATcatctgtattatcttgtcttgtatagtataatgttatttatgtctgtacttttgagagtcacaaacagctggaactaaattccttgtgtgtgtcaacataaacacacggccaataaacctgattctgattctgattcatttttCTGCCATTCATTGTCagtgaaataaattaatatacaaatattaaaagaGCAAACAAACCATTTCACTTTTATATAtctatgcaaataaatacaaattataaagaaagaaataaaacactctcactcactcactcattttctaccgcttatccgaactacctcgggtcacagggagcctgtgcctatctcagacgtcattgggcatcaaggcaggatacaccctggacagagtgccaacccatcgcagggcacacacactcttattcactcacacaacaacacactacggacaattttccagagatgccaatttacctagcatgcatgtctttggaccgggggaggaaaccggagtacccggaggaaaccctgaggcacgaggagaacatgcaaactccacacacacaaggtgggtGGGGTTAATAGGGAAGGGGTGCCATTTCATTTTGAGCTTAGTTCATTTTAACTTGGTTGTATAGTGACATTCTTTTTTTGTGACAGGATTGGGGTTGAGTTGTTGATCTTCAAAGTTGACACACACCACCTTTTATTCTGTTACTCATCCCTCCATCCCCAGACTCCTTTTGTTCCCTGGGAACATAACGAAGTTTTACTGCCGAGCAAAGTGACACATTTTTCAGCCTGTACTTTcatgttaatgttcatttaCAGATTCCTAGATTATTCTTTTATAAGTCTTAGACCTTTGGACATCaatgtgtatttaaaatgttgtgttatACATTGTTTGGtgttacattatacattttgaaGTTATTTAGATACTTATAAAGTTTAAGTGTTGAAAGGATTTGTTAAATGAAGTTTGTAATAATTGTTATCAAAATTCAAGAAGAATATTACATATAAGACATTATTGTGACGTAATATTTTACTATGAAAgctgtctgtccttctgtgcATGTGACTAGAAGTTAAATGCACTTTAAACACACTGAGTTTCACAGACAGGTAGGCACAGTTCAAATGTGCATCAAATTACTTTGCTTCTGCTGCCAAATAAAGGCCCTGTTAACCTCTAATGGCTAGACTTGCTGTCACACTTGTTTTTGTCTCTGGCTGGTAGGGTGAAGGAGCTGAAAGGAATGCCTAAGGGAATTGTGGAGAACACGAAGTTAACAGAGGAGTCACAGGAGGGCAGCAGTACCTTAGATGAGGAATGTGAGGCTTTGCAGATAATTCACTAGTACATACTGTAACAGAGACTTTTACATCTTTCAGAGGAAATCTTCTAGAAAGCCCCTATAGCAAATGGCAGAAACCATGTGcattttgtgatgtttttggtAAACATGACCTTATTCAATTAGTTTCTGACCACTTTATTTTCAGGGGGCTATTCCTGCAGAATTTGATGTTATGGCCCAGTTCTCTGAGGTGGAGGAGAGGTTGTATGAAGATCTGCAGTTGTATAGTTTCACACTGCTTACTCCATGCACATACATTCACCAGCTGTTTTGATGTACACCACATGCGCCTTAAAAGTGTGTAACAACTTGGCACTTTTTGGTTGATGTGCCTGTCGTATGCCATTCGCTGCCTTTCAGGGCAGCAGTGAAATTGCCAGATCACGGAAGTACACATCATGATGTTAACTGTGCTATTTCTTGGTGGGGTTGAATCCTGGAGCTTATGACAGGGGCAATTTAAAGTTGTGTATTCCAGTGACTTTTGGAAGTGGATGAAAACTAGGATAAATGGTACCTCAGTGGAAAGCCAACTTTCTGCTCAGAAAGTTaagagttcaaatcccagctctAGATACTTGGATAATGCCAAATACCACAGATGAAGAACTAAGAGGAATCCCATATGGACCTAGCAAGAGCACtatgctgttatttattttgatagGTTTAAATGGGTACTATATCTTGTATACCTAACCATATACCCATTCAAATACACAGaacttgtttattttctaaaaatactaaaatatttattttcaacatttcagccgtttttgcacatattataCAACAtttcagccattacgcacatactatacaattattcattcatttgctgtattttgcacaattctatatattatctcaaggacctgctgctaagaaa
Encoded proteins:
- the LOC113663203 gene encoding E3 ubiquitin-protein ligase TRIM39-like isoform X2 translates to MAESLSQTKGRKTRSMEEPESFSHDFSSLLSEDLLLCPICVYVLTDPVTTPCGHNFCNSCLTWCWDKSQHCLCPLCNQKFNKRPELKINTTLREVADYFKKKRELKRIQQYAVDVTLDPDTAHPDLILSADGKQVTYGDTQQNLPDTQQRLNPCICVLGKQSFSSGRFYYEVQVRGKTEWTLGVVRGNINRKGEMILTPQDGLWTVILRNKDQYKACPGPPVLITLREKVEVVGVFVDYEEGLVSFYDVKSRSHIYSFTDQSFTEKLYPYFSPDLNNEGKNSAPLIISPVFKTE
- the LOC113663203 gene encoding E3 ubiquitin-protein ligase TRIM39-like isoform X1 is translated as MAESLSQTKGRKTRSMEEPESFSHDFSSLLSEDLLLCPICVYVLTDPVTTPCGHNFCNSCLTWCWDKSQHCLCPLCNQKFNKRPELKINTTLREVADYFKKKRVSTELKRIQQYAVDVTLDPDTAHPDLILSADGKQVTYGDTQQNLPDTQQRLNPCICVLGKQSFSSGRFYYEVQVRGKTEWTLGVVRGNINRKGEMILTPQDGLWTVILRNKDQYKACPGPPVLITLREKVEVVGVFVDYEEGLVSFYDVKSRSHIYSFTDQSFTEKLYPYFSPDLNNEGKNSAPLIISPVFKTE
- the LOC113663203 gene encoding E3 ubiquitin-protein ligase TRIM39-like isoform X3 produces the protein MMQENADNVIQHRQFSHDFSSLLSEDLLLCPICVYVLTDPVTTPCGHNFCNSCLTWCWDKSQHCLCPLCNQKFNKRPELKINTTLREVADYFKKKRVSTELKRIQQYAVDVTLDPDTAHPDLILSADGKQVTYGDTQQNLPDTQQRLNPCICVLGKQSFSSGRFYYEVQVRGKTEWTLGVVRGNINRKGEMILTPQDGLWTVILRNKDQYKACPGPPVLITLREKVEVVGVFVDYEEGLVSFYDVKSRSHIYSFTDQSFTEKLYPYFSPDLNNEGKNSAPLIISPVFKTE